The proteins below are encoded in one region of Macrococcus armenti:
- the nirB gene encoding nitrite reductase large subunit NirB, with the protein MKQKLVMVGNGMAGIRTIEEIIEREPDMFDITVIGEEPYPNYNRIMLSNILQKKMTVEETILNDYDWYKEQGITLINDDKVEIINKEEKFVETKKGIKVDYDKLIIATGSTAFMLPIDGVKLDGVIGWRTIKDTEYIIEQAKTHRKAVVIGGGLLGLECARGLIDQGMEVTVVHLGEWLMDMQLDRKAGEMLKADLEKQGMKFKLQGNTQEILGKDRVEAIRLSDGTVIETDLVVMAVGIRPVTKQARAAGLEIGRGIVVDDYMMTSDPDVYAVGECCEHNSKVYGLVAPLYEQGKVLADHITGRETDGYHGSTTFTSLKVSGCDLFSAGKIYEGENIRGIEVFNGVDNVYKKVFVENSKVVGAVLYGDTEEGNRFYNMMKKNDDIEEFTLVSLLHKAGEVDAISVETMSDDETICGCNGISKGQIVKAVHEKGLTTVAEVTAHTKAGGSCGKCKGQIADLLVHTLGDKFEAGGPTGICGCTDLSRDQIVTQIRAKGLKTSKEVRHVLGFKNLGGCPKCRPAVNYYLNMCWPHEHEDEKDSRYANERFHANIQNDGTFSVIPQMQGGVTNPDQLIKLGEVAKKYDVPLVKITGAQRIGLYGIKKEELPQVWEDLGMRSASAYGKKLRSVKSCVGKEFCRFGTQLTTQLAIRLESTFEYIDTPHKFKIGVSGCPRSCVESGVKDFGVIGVENGFQIFVGGNGGTEVKAATLLTTVATEDDVIQLCGAMMQYYRETGIYAERTAPWMERLGFDQVKDVLLDEAKQKELFERLMDANKARQEEPWKAIASDEEKRKMYEVERV; encoded by the coding sequence ATGAAACAGAAATTAGTTATGGTCGGAAATGGTATGGCAGGAATTCGTACGATAGAAGAAATTATTGAACGTGAACCCGATATGTTTGATATTACAGTTATAGGTGAGGAACCATATCCGAACTATAACCGTATTATGCTTTCTAATATTTTACAGAAAAAGATGACTGTAGAAGAAACAATTTTAAATGATTATGATTGGTATAAAGAACAAGGTATCACATTAATTAATGATGATAAAGTTGAAATTATTAATAAAGAAGAGAAGTTTGTTGAAACGAAAAAAGGGATTAAGGTTGATTATGATAAATTAATAATCGCAACTGGATCTACAGCATTTATGCTACCGATTGATGGTGTGAAGCTTGATGGTGTTATCGGATGGCGCACAATTAAAGATACGGAATATATTATTGAACAGGCGAAAACACATAGAAAAGCTGTCGTTATCGGTGGTGGATTACTCGGTTTAGAATGTGCACGTGGTTTAATCGATCAAGGTATGGAAGTTACAGTCGTTCATTTAGGTGAGTGGTTAATGGACATGCAGTTAGACCGTAAAGCAGGCGAAATGTTAAAAGCTGATTTAGAAAAACAAGGCATGAAGTTTAAACTTCAGGGGAATACTCAGGAAATATTAGGTAAAGACCGAGTTGAAGCGATTCGTTTAAGCGATGGTACTGTTATTGAAACTGATTTAGTTGTTATGGCTGTAGGTATTCGTCCAGTAACTAAGCAGGCGCGTGCAGCAGGACTGGAAATCGGGCGAGGCATTGTTGTTGATGACTATATGATGACGAGTGACCCTGATGTATATGCAGTAGGTGAGTGTTGTGAACATAACTCTAAAGTTTATGGGCTCGTTGCGCCACTTTATGAACAAGGTAAAGTGTTAGCTGACCATATTACAGGTCGAGAAACAGATGGTTATCATGGTTCTACTACATTTACATCACTTAAAGTTTCTGGTTGTGATTTATTCTCAGCAGGTAAAATATACGAAGGTGAAAACATCCGTGGTATAGAAGTTTTTAACGGTGTTGACAATGTATACAAAAAAGTATTCGTAGAAAACAGTAAAGTTGTAGGTGCTGTATTGTATGGAGATACTGAAGAAGGCAACCGTTTCTACAATATGATGAAGAAAAACGATGATATAGAAGAATTCACATTAGTATCGTTATTACACAAAGCAGGGGAAGTTGATGCAATAAGTGTTGAAACGATGAGTGATGATGAAACGATTTGTGGATGTAACGGAATCTCAAAAGGACAAATTGTTAAAGCAGTACACGAAAAAGGATTAACGACTGTAGCTGAAGTTACAGCGCATACGAAAGCCGGCGGTTCATGTGGTAAATGTAAAGGACAAATCGCAGATTTACTCGTTCATACATTAGGTGATAAATTTGAAGCGGGCGGACCGACTGGAATTTGTGGCTGTACCGACCTTTCACGTGACCAGATTGTAACGCAAATTCGTGCTAAAGGATTAAAAACGTCTAAAGAAGTACGTCACGTATTAGGATTTAAAAACTTAGGTGGATGTCCGAAATGTCGTCCGGCAGTCAACTACTACTTAAATATGTGCTGGCCACATGAGCATGAAGATGAAAAAGATTCACGTTATGCAAATGAACGTTTCCATGCAAACATTCAAAATGATGGTACTTTCTCTGTTATTCCACAGATGCAAGGTGGGGTTACAAATCCTGATCAGTTAATTAAGTTAGGTGAAGTTGCAAAGAAATATGATGTACCGTTAGTGAAAATCACTGGGGCACAGCGTATCGGTTTATATGGTATTAAAAAAGAAGAATTACCTCAAGTGTGGGAAGATTTAGGCATGCGTTCAGCATCTGCTTACGGAAAAAAACTACGTTCTGTTAAATCATGTGTCGGTAAAGAATTCTGTCGATTTGGTACGCAGTTAACGACACAACTTGCAATTCGACTTGAATCAACATTTGAATATATCGATACACCTCATAAATTTAAAATCGGGGTATCAGGTTGTCCACGTAGCTGTGTAGAATCTGGTGTCAAAGATTTCGGTGTCATCGGTGTTGAGAATGGCTTCCAGATCTTTGTTGGTGGTAACGGTGGTACGGAAGTTAAAGCTGCAACATTACTTACAACTGTAGCAACTGAAGACGATGTGATTCAATTATGTGGTGCGATGATGCAATACTACCGTGAAACAGGTATTTATGCTGAACGTACTGCACCATGGATGGAACGTCTAGGATTCGACCAGGTAAAAGATGTATTGCTTGATGAAGCGAAACAAAAGGAATTATTTGAACGTTTAATGGATGCCAATAAAGCACGTCAGGAAGAGCCATGGAAGGCAATTGCATCAGACGAAGAGAAACGAAAAATGTATGAAGTGGAGCGCGTATAG
- a CDS encoding precorrin-2 dehydrogenase/sirohydrochlorin ferrochelatase family protein, whose product MYPVMLDINEKNILIVGGGRVATRKVQGLMNEGANVTVIAPEVTDVIQQSDVTIVQQPFKHQDISAFDIVFIATNDKAVNDAVMERIEKHQLVNDCTNQQRSNFFNMASLIYGEMRIMISTEGSNPVKSKNFKNKLKEILNKEQIK is encoded by the coding sequence ATGTATCCAGTAATGCTAGATATAAATGAGAAGAATATACTTATCGTCGGCGGTGGACGAGTCGCAACACGTAAAGTCCAGGGCTTAATGAACGAAGGTGCAAACGTGACGGTCATTGCACCTGAAGTTACAGACGTTATACAACAAAGTGATGTGACAATTGTGCAACAGCCGTTTAAACATCAGGACATTAGCGCGTTTGATATCGTATTTATTGCTACTAATGACAAAGCAGTGAACGATGCCGTAATGGAACGTATAGAAAAACATCAGCTCGTTAATGATTGTACGAACCAGCAACGCTCAAACTTTTTTAATATGGCATCGTTAATATATGGAGAGATGCGTATCATGATTTCAACAGAAGGTAGTAACCCGGTTAAGAGTAAAAACTTTAAAAATAAACTAAAAGAAATTTTAAATAAGGAGCAAATCAAATGA
- a CDS encoding sirohydrochlorin chelatase, whose amino-acid sequence MKGIIYIAHGSKMPDKNERFRAFVQHIIEQRPEPIQHVAFLEKDDENVPIVLRRMVAEGMTELIVVPMLLFPAMHAVEDIPAQLESVLSSTNIPYVIADCFGDTAFVYEVAERIIAQYKNETILITAHGNKRFTEPDVRLTQMVNQMSVRTGQNLIPAMLYGNLSFEEMLKKMDKETPIVLMPYFLFDGHLVRKIKRLSKPFIEAGYNITFTNTLDLHFDMTRGVLQKIQEVA is encoded by the coding sequence ATGAAAGGAATCATCTATATCGCACATGGCTCAAAGATGCCGGATAAGAATGAGCGGTTTCGGGCGTTCGTACAACATATAATTGAACAACGGCCTGAACCAATCCAGCATGTTGCATTTTTAGAAAAAGATGACGAAAATGTGCCGATTGTGTTACGGCGCATGGTTGCCGAAGGAATGACGGAACTTATTGTCGTACCAATGCTTCTGTTTCCAGCAATGCATGCGGTAGAAGATATACCAGCACAATTGGAATCAGTGTTGTCATCTACGAATATTCCGTATGTTATTGCCGATTGCTTCGGTGATACGGCATTTGTATATGAAGTAGCAGAACGCATTATCGCACAGTATAAAAATGAAACGATATTGATTACTGCACACGGTAATAAACGTTTTACAGAACCCGACGTACGACTGACACAAATGGTTAATCAGATGAGCGTTCGAACAGGCCAAAACTTAATACCTGCAATGCTATATGGTAATTTAAGTTTTGAAGAGATGCTGAAGAAGATGGATAAAGAAACACCGATTGTTTTGATGCCATACTTTTTATTTGATGGGCATCTCGTCAGAAAAATTAAGCGATTAAGTAAGCCTTTTATAGAGGCAGGTTACAACATTACCTTTACAAATACGCTCGACTTACATTTCGATATGACACGCGGTGTGTTACAGAAAATTCAAGAGGTGGCGTAA
- the rplT gene encoding 50S ribosomal protein L20, with protein MPRVKGGTVTRARRKKVIKLAKGYFGSKHTLYKVAKQQVMKSGQYAYRDRRQKKREFRKLWIARINAAARKHDISYSRLMNGLKVAGIDINRKMLSEIAISDEKAFAELVNQAKAALK; from the coding sequence ATGCCACGAGTTAAAGGTGGAACAGTAACACGCGCCCGTCGTAAGAAGGTTATTAAATTAGCTAAAGGTTACTTTGGTTCTAAACATACATTATATAAAGTAGCAAAACAACAAGTAATGAAATCAGGTCAATACGCATACCGTGACCGTCGTCAAAAGAAACGTGAATTCCGTAAATTATGGATCGCACGTATCAATGCGGCAGCACGTAAGCACGATATCAGCTACAGCCGTTTAATGAACGGATTAAAAGTTGCTGGTATCGATATTAACCGTAAAATGTTATCAGAGATCGCTATCTCTGACGAAAAAGCATTTGCTGAGTTAGTAAACCAAGCGAAAGCTGCTTTAAAATAA
- the rpmI gene encoding 50S ribosomal protein L35: MPKMKTHRGGAKRVKRTGSGKLKRSRAYTSHLFANKSTKQKRGLRKAALVSKGDQKRVAQMLTYVK; encoded by the coding sequence ATGCCTAAAATGAAAACTCACCGTGGTGGAGCGAAACGTGTTAAAAGAACTGGTTCAGGGAAATTAAAACGTTCTAGAGCTTACACTTCACACTTATTTGCAAACAAATCAACAAAACAAAAACGCGGTTTACGTAAAGCAGCTTTAGTTTCTAAAGGTGATCAAAAACGCGTAGCACAAATGTTAACGTACGTAAAATAA
- the infC gene encoding translation initiation factor IF-3 gives MSTIAKDQTQINDRIRAKELRLIGHDGEQLGVKTKFEAIEIAERVNLDVVLVAPNAKPPVAKIMDYGKFKFEQQKKEKEARKKQKVVTIKEIRLSPTIEDHDFNTKLKNARKFLEKEDKVKVSIRFRGRAITHKEFGQRVLEKFAEECKDLATVEQKPKMDGRSMFLMLAPIVEKKQN, from the coding sequence GTGTCAACCATAGCTAAAGATCAAACTCAAATCAATGACAGAATTCGCGCGAAAGAATTACGTTTAATTGGACATGATGGTGAACAACTTGGTGTTAAAACTAAGTTTGAAGCAATCGAAATTGCTGAACGCGTAAATCTTGATGTTGTTCTTGTTGCACCAAACGCTAAACCACCCGTTGCTAAAATTATGGACTACGGTAAGTTTAAGTTTGAACAGCAGAAGAAAGAAAAAGAAGCTCGTAAAAAGCAAAAAGTTGTTACGATTAAAGAAATTCGTTTAAGTCCTACAATCGAAGATCATGACTTTAATACGAAACTTAAGAATGCACGTAAATTCTTAGAGAAAGAAGATAAAGTTAAAGTATCTATTCGTTTCCGTGGACGTGCAATTACGCACAAAGAATTCGGTCAACGCGTATTAGAGAAATTTGCAGAAGAATGTAAAGATCTTGCGACTGTTGAACAAAAACCAAAGATGGATGGCCGCTCAATGTTCTTAATGTTAGCGCCAATCGTCGAAAAAAAACAAAACTAG
- a CDS encoding amino acid permease, with protein MSSANEVQRKLKQRHISMIAIGGCIGTGLFMTSGGAIRDAGPGGALLAFTIIGIMVFFLMTSLGEMATYLPISGSFSTYATRFVDPSLGFALGWNYWFNWVITVAADVSIAASVIKYWEPMNFLPGWAWSLIFLAIILFLNTLSVRVYGESEYWFAIIKVATVLLFLAIGLLTIFGILGGEYLGFKNFTAGDAPFVGHGLTGSFLTILGVFLVAGFSFQGTELVGITAGESEEPEKTIPKAIKQVFWRILIFYILSILVIGLIIPYTNPNLMGGDSVAKSPFTLVFENAGLAFAASFMNAVILTSILSAGNSGMYASTRMLYAMGKDGLASRKFSETNHKGVPIPSLLATFVVVLIIFLVERVASGAYEYIVAASGLTGFIAWLGIAISHYRFRRAFYAQNKDLSVLKYKAMWFPFGPIFAFVLCLFVIIGQDTDLILNGNFDINGFMITYMGIPIFLAFFFYHKLRYKTKKIPLNKVDLSQNHDMSEYEKIDVDIDA; from the coding sequence ATGTCGAGTGCAAATGAAGTACAAAGGAAATTGAAACAAAGACATATATCCATGATTGCAATCGGTGGATGTATCGGTACTGGATTATTTATGACAAGTGGTGGCGCGATTCGCGATGCCGGGCCAGGTGGTGCGTTACTCGCATTCACGATTATCGGTATAATGGTATTTTTCTTAATGACATCACTCGGAGAGATGGCAACATATTTACCGATATCAGGAAGTTTCTCAACGTATGCAACACGATTTGTAGATCCTTCACTAGGATTTGCACTGGGCTGGAACTATTGGTTTAACTGGGTTATCACCGTTGCTGCTGACGTAAGTATTGCAGCAAGTGTTATTAAATACTGGGAACCGATGAATTTCTTACCGGGTTGGGCGTGGAGTTTAATCTTTTTAGCGATTATATTATTTTTAAATACGTTATCAGTTCGCGTTTATGGTGAAAGTGAGTATTGGTTTGCAATCATTAAAGTTGCAACAGTTTTATTATTTTTAGCAATCGGTTTACTGACAATCTTCGGGATTCTCGGAGGAGAATATTTAGGATTTAAAAACTTTACAGCTGGTGATGCACCGTTTGTAGGTCACGGATTAACGGGAAGTTTCTTAACGATACTTGGTGTATTCCTAGTTGCAGGATTTAGTTTCCAGGGAACAGAGCTTGTAGGAATTACAGCTGGTGAGTCTGAAGAACCGGAAAAAACAATTCCAAAAGCAATTAAACAAGTATTCTGGAGAATTTTAATCTTTTATATTTTATCGATATTAGTCATCGGTTTAATCATTCCTTATACAAATCCTAATTTAATGGGCGGCGATAGTGTTGCGAAGTCACCGTTCACATTAGTTTTTGAAAATGCAGGACTTGCCTTTGCAGCATCGTTTATGAATGCAGTAATTTTGACGTCTATATTATCAGCAGGTAACTCTGGAATGTACGCTTCAACACGTATGTTATATGCGATGGGGAAAGATGGATTAGCATCACGTAAATTCTCAGAAACAAATCATAAAGGTGTGCCGATTCCGAGTTTACTCGCAACATTTGTAGTTGTACTGATTATCTTCTTAGTTGAACGTGTAGCGAGTGGAGCGTATGAATATATCGTAGCAGCAAGTGGATTGACTGGATTTATCGCATGGCTTGGTATCGCAATCAGTCATTACAGATTCCGTCGTGCATTTTATGCTCAGAATAAAGATTTATCGGTATTGAAGTATAAAGCAATGTGGTTCCCATTCGGTCCGATCTTTGCATTTGTATTATGCCTGTTTGTTATTATCGGTCAGGATACGGATCTGATATTAAATGGTAACTTTGATATTAACGGCTTTATGATTACGTATATGGGAATTCCAATCTTCTTAGCATTTTTCTTCTATCATAAGTTAAGATATAAAACGAAAAAGATACCTTTAAATAAAGTTGATTTATCACAAAATCACGATATGAGCGAATATGAAAAAATAGATGTTGACATTGATGCATAA
- the thrS gene encoding threonine--tRNA ligase yields the protein MSEINVKFPDGNVKQFERGITTEAIAASISPGLKKKALAGKFNGKMVDLSTALEVDGDIEIITPESKEGIEVLRHSTAHLMAQALKRMYGNVHFGVGPVIEEGFYYDVDTDHKISSEDLSEIEKTMRQIVGENIAIERRVVSRDEAKKIFADDPYKQELIDAIPEDENVTIYSQGEFTDLCRGVHVPSTAKIKEFKLLSVAGAYWRGDSDNKMLQRVYGTAFFDKKALKAHLQMLEERKERDHRKIGKELELFTTNQLVGAGLPLWLPNGATIRRELERYIVDKEVALGYDHVYTPVMGSVDLYKTSGHWDHYQEDMFPLMDMENEQLVLRPMNCPHHMMVYKNKPHSYRELPIRIAELGTMHRYEASGAVSGLQRVRGMTLNDAHIFVRPDQIKEEFIRVVQLVIDVYKDFKFKDYKFRLSYRDPEDTEKYFQDDEMWERAQAMLKEAVDEMGLDYEEAPGEAAFYGPKLDVQVKTALGKEETLSTVQLDFLLPERFDLEYIGSDGEKHRPVVIHRGVISTMERFVAFLTEEYKGAYPLWLAPNQIEIIPVSNEVHYDYARSLYDELKSHGVRCHIDDREEKMGYKIREAQMHKVPYQIVVGDKEIENKEVNVRQYGKKESKTMERDEFIWSIVDEIRLKK from the coding sequence ATGAGTGAAATTAATGTTAAGTTTCCAGATGGTAATGTAAAACAATTTGAGCGTGGTATTACGACTGAAGCGATAGCTGCTTCAATCAGTCCAGGTTTAAAGAAAAAAGCGTTAGCTGGTAAATTCAACGGTAAGATGGTTGATTTATCTACAGCGCTTGAAGTTGATGGTGATATCGAAATTATCACACCTGAATCTAAAGAAGGTATTGAAGTATTACGTCACTCAACAGCGCATTTAATGGCGCAAGCTTTAAAGCGCATGTACGGTAACGTTCACTTCGGTGTAGGACCGGTCATTGAAGAAGGTTTCTATTATGATGTAGACACTGACCACAAAATTTCAAGCGAAGATTTATCTGAAATCGAAAAAACGATGCGTCAAATCGTTGGTGAAAATATTGCGATTGAGCGTCGTGTCGTAAGTCGCGATGAAGCAAAGAAAATTTTCGCTGATGATCCATATAAGCAAGAGTTAATCGATGCAATTCCAGAAGATGAAAACGTAACGATTTATTCTCAAGGTGAGTTCACGGATCTTTGCCGTGGTGTACATGTCCCTTCAACTGCTAAGATTAAAGAATTTAAACTATTATCAGTTGCTGGTGCTTACTGGAGAGGTGACAGCGATAACAAAATGTTACAGCGTGTGTACGGAACTGCATTTTTCGATAAGAAAGCGTTAAAAGCGCATTTACAAATGTTAGAAGAGCGTAAAGAGCGTGACCACCGTAAGATTGGTAAAGAATTAGAATTATTTACTACGAATCAACTCGTAGGTGCTGGTTTACCGTTATGGTTACCTAACGGTGCAACGATTCGTCGTGAGTTAGAGCGATACATCGTTGATAAAGAAGTAGCATTAGGTTATGACCACGTATATACACCTGTAATGGGTTCAGTTGATCTGTACAAAACATCAGGTCACTGGGATCACTATCAGGAAGATATGTTCCCATTAATGGATATGGAAAACGAACAGCTTGTACTACGCCCGATGAACTGTCCACACCATATGATGGTTTATAAAAACAAACCACATTCATATCGTGAATTGCCGATTCGAATTGCTGAACTTGGTACGATGCACCGTTATGAAGCAAGTGGGGCTGTGAGTGGGTTACAGCGTGTTCGTGGTATGACTTTAAACGATGCACACATTTTTGTACGTCCCGATCAGATTAAAGAAGAGTTTATCCGCGTTGTTCAACTTGTAATCGATGTTTATAAAGACTTTAAATTTAAAGACTATAAATTCCGTTTAAGCTATCGTGATCCAGAAGATACTGAGAAGTACTTCCAGGATGATGAAATGTGGGAACGCGCACAAGCAATGCTGAAAGAAGCAGTTGATGAAATGGGACTTGATTATGAAGAAGCGCCGGGTGAAGCGGCATTCTACGGTCCTAAGCTGGATGTACAGGTTAAAACTGCATTAGGTAAAGAGGAAACATTATCTACTGTTCAGCTTGACTTCCTGTTACCTGAACGTTTCGATTTAGAATATATCGGTAGCGATGGTGAAAAACATCGTCCAGTAGTCATTCACCGCGGAGTAATTTCTACGATGGAACGTTTCGTTGCATTCTTAACAGAAGAGTACAAAGGTGCATACCCATTATGGTTAGCGCCAAATCAAATTGAAATTATCCCGGTATCTAATGAAGTACACTATGACTATGCGAGAAGTTTATATGACGAATTAAAGTCACACGGTGTGCGTTGTCATATTGATGACCGCGAAGAGAAGATGGGCTATAAAATCCGAGAAGCACAAATGCACAAAGTTCCTTATCAAATCGTTGTAGGGGATAAAGAAATTGAAAACAAAGAAGTAAATGTACGTCAATACGGTAAGAAAGAGTCAAAAACGATGGAGCGCGATGAATTTATCTGGTCAATCGTTGATGAAATTCGTCTGAAAAAATAA
- the dnaI gene encoding primosomal protein DnaI — protein sequence MKHMGSILNANSDIFKRIESIKLETINEPEIKAFIEANDVTDKMIDNDLTVLQEFKDSSKMCSECESFGQCKNFVPGHTPELYIENNRIKIRHLPCPSKLAYDEAQKMKQFITAIHMPKDVLNAKLSNIHLDNKGRIDIVRQANKVCIDIAKGNDTKGMYIHGPFGTGKSFILGAIANELKERYIYTTLLYFPEFIRELKNGFKDGTYNERLNRVKNTPVLMLDDIGAEDLTPWVRDEVLGPILNHRMMNNMPTFFSSNFDFKELSHHLSMTKQGSELTKARRIMERIETLSDAYMLDGKNYRREK from the coding sequence ATGAAGCATATGGGGTCGATATTAAATGCGAACAGTGATATCTTTAAACGAATTGAAAGCATTAAATTAGAAACGATAAATGAACCGGAAATAAAAGCGTTCATTGAAGCGAATGACGTAACAGATAAGATGATTGATAATGATTTAACTGTCCTTCAGGAATTCAAAGATTCATCTAAAATGTGCAGTGAATGTGAGTCTTTCGGTCAATGTAAAAACTTTGTGCCGGGTCATACACCTGAACTTTATATTGAAAACAATAGAATAAAAATCAGACACTTACCATGTCCATCTAAACTTGCCTATGATGAAGCACAGAAGATGAAACAGTTTATTACAGCAATACATATGCCTAAAGATGTGCTAAATGCAAAACTTTCGAATATTCATCTTGATAATAAAGGTCGTATAGATATCGTGCGTCAAGCGAATAAAGTCTGTATCGATATCGCAAAAGGCAATGATACGAAAGGGATGTATATTCATGGACCATTCGGTACAGGGAAATCGTTTATATTAGGTGCGATTGCCAATGAATTAAAAGAGCGATATATTTATACGACGCTACTTTACTTTCCTGAATTTATACGTGAACTTAAAAATGGGTTTAAAGATGGTACATATAATGAACGGTTAAATCGTGTGAAAAATACACCGGTGTTAATGTTAGATGATATCGGTGCTGAAGATTTAACGCCATGGGTGCGTGACGAAGTGCTTGGGCCGATTTTAAATCATCGTATGATGAATAATATGCCGACGTTTTTCAGTTCAAACTTTGACTTTAAAGAACTGTCGCATCATTTATCGATGACGAAACAAGGATCTGAACTAACGAAAGCACGCCGTATAATGGAACGCATCGAAACGTTAAGTGATGCTTATATGTTAGACGGAAAAAATTACAGAAGAGAAAAATAA
- a CDS encoding replication initiation and membrane attachment family protein has translation MERYFTELNGTDEFIVISNYVATQVTEDVLSTLYTPLIGVECIGVYQFLRQFLTGYEQTSGVLNHYIILSELKMNLAHFEVVRKRLEAIGLLKTYMRIEDNQKFVYKLIAPVMPTQFFNDPMLSVFLFQQVGKPRYQQLKARFCNEMFNLDGYQDVSVKYMDVFGTPKTPDKVVFEGNEHIVKQNESYGIPVHQHTFDFDLLEMLLAQNLITKSQLPKATRHLIVQLATLYDIAAHDMRGIILKSLTSDQKISHEDLRKNARDFYQIEHDGKLPQLTLQKTQHEEPETKLTWFELMDTTSPIDMLTSFSKSEPTIKQKRMIESILEREQLPFGVMNILLQYVMFTNDMKLPQSYIEEIASNWKKQKLTSSEAAYNYVKSFEQKKKEKSNKRTNTFNKQNTVQKEMTPKWLLEEDNHKTETREQDNVDLEKERQKLMEELKQSWEEDK, from the coding sequence ATGGAACGTTATTTTACTGAACTTAATGGAACGGATGAATTTATTGTTATAAGTAATTATGTCGCAACACAAGTTACTGAAGATGTATTGTCGACTTTATATACGCCACTGATTGGTGTTGAATGTATCGGTGTATATCAATTTCTACGTCAGTTTCTGACAGGATATGAGCAGACGAGCGGTGTACTTAATCATTACATTATATTAAGTGAGCTGAAGATGAATTTAGCGCACTTTGAAGTTGTTCGTAAACGATTAGAAGCAATTGGATTGCTTAAAACATATATGCGTATTGAGGATAATCAGAAGTTTGTTTATAAATTGATAGCACCTGTAATGCCAACACAGTTTTTTAATGATCCGATGTTGTCGGTGTTTTTGTTCCAGCAAGTTGGTAAACCGCGATACCAGCAACTGAAGGCAAGATTTTGTAATGAAATGTTTAATTTAGATGGTTACCAGGATGTATCGGTTAAGTACATGGATGTATTCGGTACACCGAAAACACCTGATAAAGTCGTTTTTGAAGGTAATGAACATATTGTGAAACAAAATGAATCATACGGGATTCCTGTACATCAGCATACATTTGACTTCGATTTACTTGAAATGCTTCTCGCACAGAACTTAATTACGAAAAGTCAGCTCCCTAAAGCGACACGTCATTTAATTGTGCAGCTGGCGACATTGTATGATATTGCAGCTCATGATATGCGCGGGATTATATTGAAATCACTAACAAGTGATCAGAAAATATCCCATGAAGACTTGCGCAAAAATGCAAGAGATTTTTATCAGATTGAACACGACGGGAAACTTCCGCAACTTACACTGCAAAAAACGCAGCATGAAGAACCAGAAACGAAACTTACGTGGTTCGAGCTGATGGATACGACGAGCCCGATTGATATGCTGACATCATTCAGTAAATCGGAGCCGACGATTAAGCAAAAACGTATGATTGAATCCATTCTTGAACGTGAGCAGCTACCATTTGGCGTCATGAATATACTCCTTCAGTATGTCATGTTTACAAATGATATGAAACTCCCGCAAAGCTATATTGAAGAAATCGCGTCAAACTGGAAAAAGCAGAAATTAACAAGTAGTGAAGCAGCATATAATTATGTAAAATCTTTTGAACAGAAGAAAAAAGAAAAATCGAATAAACGAACAAATACTTTTAATAAACAAAATACAGTTCAAAAAGAAATGACACCGAAGTGGCTGCTGGAAGAAGATAATCATAAGACAGAAACACGAGAACAAGATAATGTTGATTTAGAAAAAGAACGACAGAAATTAATGGAAGAACTGAAACAATCATGGGAGGAGGATAAGTAA